A window of Aeromicrobium sp. Sec7.5 genomic DNA:
GGTGATGCTGGCCAGCGTGCACTGCCGCTTGCGGGGGTCGTGCAGGAACGAGTTGCCCTCGTAGGCCTGGCGCGCGATCCAGACCGGGAGCTGGTGCGACACGATGACGGCCTCGTGGCCCCGAGCGGCGTCGCGCGCATCGGCGACGGCCGCCTGCATGCGCGCCGCGATCTCCTTGTACGGCTCGCCCCAGGACGGGCGCCACGGGTTGCGGAGCATCCACCAGTTCTTGGGGTGGCGGAACGCCTTCGGCCCGGCGCCGACCGTGCGGCCCTCGAACAGGTTGTCGGCCTCGATCACGCGGTCGTCGGTGGTGATCGGCGCGTCGAGGATCTTCGACAGCGGCGCAGCGGTCTGCTGCGCGCGCTCCAACGGCGACGCCACGACGTGCACGATCTCGTTCTTGGCCAGGAAGTCGGCGGCGCGCTCGGCCATCTGGTGGCCCAGGTCGCTCAGGTAGAACTCCGGGAGGCGGCCGTACAGGACGCCTCCGGGGTTCTCGACCTCGCCGTGTCGCATCAGGTGCACGATCGTTCGGGTGCTCATGGTGTCCTCGGTGCTCGCTGTTCGGTGCTGGGGTCGGTTCAGGCCGGCTGGGCGGCGGCAGCGGCCCGGGCAGCGGCGGGCAGTGCCTCGATGATTCTAGAGAGGGCGTCCTCGTCGTGGGCCGCCGAGACGAACCACGACTCGAAGGCGCTCGGCGGGAGGTACACGCCCGCGTCGAGCATCGCGTGGAAGAACGGCGGGTACCGCCAGGTCTCCTGGGCCTGCGCACCGGCGAAGTCGCGCACCTCGTCGACGCCCCAGAAGACACTGAACATCGTGCCGGTGCGCTGCACGGTGTGCCGCACCCCCGCCTCGGTGAGGGCCTGTCCGACCGCGAGCTGCAGCTGGTCTGACACGGCGAGGAGGTGCGTGTAGACCTCGGGGGTCGCGAGGCGCAGGGTCGTGAGGCCCGCCGTGGTGGCGACGGGGTTCCCCGACAGCGTGCCGGCCTGGTAGACCGGGCCGACCGGCGCCAGCAGGTCCATGAGATCGCGTCGTCCACCGAACGCCGCGGCCGGGAAGCCGCCGCCCATGACCTTGCCGAACGTCATGAGGTCGGGGGCCCACCCCTCGACGGCTCCGTCGAGGCCCCACTGCCCGTGCCGACTGGCGCGGAACCCGGTCATGACCTCGTCGCTGATGAGCAGCGCGCCGTGCTGACGGCAGGTGGCGGAGAGGAACGCGTTGAACCCGGGTTCCGGGGGGACGACACCCATGTTGCCCGGTGCCGCCTCGGTGATGACGCAGGCGATGCGGTCGCCGAGCTCGGCGAAGGCGGCGGTCACGGCCTCGCGGTCGTTGTAGGGCAGCACCACCGTGTCGGCGGTGACGTGGGCCGGGACGCCCGGCGTGCCCGGGATGCCGAGGGTCACGACGCCCGAGCCGGCCTCGGCCAGGAGGGCATCGACGTGGCCGTGGTAGCAGCCGGAGAACTTGACGATCGTGTCGCGACCGG
This region includes:
- a CDS encoding histidine phosphatase family protein, with translation MSTRTIVHLMRHGEVENPGGVLYGRLPEFYLSDLGHQMAERAADFLAKNEIVHVVASPLERAQQTAAPLSKILDAPITTDDRVIEADNLFEGRTVGAGPKAFRHPKNWWMLRNPWRPSWGEPYKEIAARMQAAVADARDAARGHEAVIVSHQLPVWIARQAYEGNSFLHDPRKRQCTLASITSLTFDGDDYAGFAYAEPAGDLLPEALKGKFVGGA
- the hemL gene encoding glutamate-1-semialdehyde 2,1-aminomutase; the encoded protein is MTDTTNSRELFRRALDVSPGGVNSPVRAFRAVGGAPRFMRSGSGAILTDVDGATYVDLVGSWGPMLLGHAHPEVLAAVADAVSRGTSFGTPSEPEVALAEEIVGRTPVESVRLVSSGTEATMSAIRLARGATGRDTIVKFSGCYHGHVDALLAEAGSGVVTLGIPGTPGVPAHVTADTVVLPYNDREAVTAAFAELGDRIACVITEAAPGNMGVVPPEPGFNAFLSATCRQHGALLISDEVMTGFRASRHGQWGLDGAVEGWAPDLMTFGKVMGGGFPAAAFGGRRDLMDLLAPVGPVYQAGTLSGNPVATTAGLTTLRLATPEVYTHLLAVSDQLQLAVGQALTEAGVRHTVQRTGTMFSVFWGVDEVRDFAGAQAQETWRYPPFFHAMLDAGVYLPPSAFESWFVSAAHDEDALSRIIEALPAAARAAAAAQPA